The sequence GGCGACGATGCGGCCGGGCGCGAGGTTTTCGAGATCCTGGACCGACGACGTGATATCTGTCGCGCAGATGCGCGCACCTTGCGCCAATAATTTAACCACGACCTCTTGGCCAACGCCGCCGGCGGCGCCAGAAACCACGATGACTTGTTCAGCGAAGGATGAGTTCATTTGTTTGTTCCCTTTGGTTAAGTTCGCAGAGGTAGTCACGATCGAGATGCCCTATGTCGTCGCCGGTCGAGCCATCGGCCTAGTTTGCAGAAAGATGGCATAGAGGCTCTGGGTAGCACAGATAAACAGGCGGTTTCTCTTGGCACCTCCAAACACCACGTTAGCGGTTGTTTCCGGGATGCGGATCTTGCCTAGCAATTCCCCGCCGCTGCTCAAGCAATGAACCCCGTCCGCCGTACCGACCCAGATGTTTCCCTTTTCATCAAGGCGCATGCCGTCGTAGATGCCCTGATCGCATGTCGCCAGGACCTGGCCGTTACCCAAGGTCTTGCCGTCCGGCGCGACGTCAAATTCGCGAATGTGTCTGGGACCGTCGATGCTGTGGGTCGCGCCACTGTCAACGATGTAGATCGTCGACTCGTTTTGATTGAAGGCAAGGCCATTGGGCTTGACCAAGTCATCTGCAACGATCGAGAGAAGGCCGTCCGCAGGATCGACGCGGTAGACGTTTGAGCTGCCGATCTCCGATGGGCTTCGTTGTCCTTCATAGTCGCTGTCGATGCCATAGGTCGGGTCCGTGAACCAGACGGAGCCATCGGACTTTACCACGACGTCATTCGGAGAATTCAGTCGCTTGCCGAGATAGTGCGATGCAAGGACAGTGATCGAGCCGTCGTGCTCGACGCGGGAGACGCGGCGCGATCCGTGTTCGCATGCGATCAGCCGGCCTTCGCGGTC comes from Rhizobium sp. NXC24 and encodes:
- a CDS encoding SMP-30/gluconolactonase/LRE family protein → MFSDAFEIHDDRFRSLILPNVHVEKLWTGGRWLEGPAYFAAGRYLLFSDIPNDRLMRWDETDNSVSVFESPCGFQNGHTIDREGRLIACEHGSRRVSRVEHDGSITVLASHYLGKRLNSPNDVVVKSDGSVWFTDPTYGIDSDYEGQRSPSEIGSSNVYRVDPADGLLSIVADDLVKPNGLAFNQNESTIYIVDSGATHSIDGPRHIREFDVAPDGKTLGNGQVLATCDQGIYDGMRLDEKGNIWVGTADGVHCLSSGGELLGKIRIPETTANVVFGGAKRNRLFICATQSLYAIFLQTRPMARPATT